In Aquimarina sp. TRL1, a single window of DNA contains:
- a CDS encoding M12 family metallopeptidase, which translates to MKLRLNLSIFIGIALGMISCEREANFHQSEQITNQEYYNYQETETFNIEGRTIEVPLSATQKDRYIIGGDLLMTRAQVIKYYSKNTKGFLKYKPWPEGKVYYQWAPSISSRVKSLTTQAINHISSKVPKITFIESKGNGDYLKISDNHIYSSGGEVEIIGYEQRMGEKNVRIGKSADLVTIIHELGHSLGLLHEFTRPDRDKYILFHPDNGPFYTQPIDGSGRLEGTFDYESIMNYSSVRVHDTAPYYTIVRKDNMMPIIVGNSLSSGDISALNSLYK; encoded by the coding sequence ATGAAATTGAGACTTAATTTAAGTATATTCATAGGAATTGCTTTAGGAATGATTTCCTGTGAGAGAGAGGCTAACTTTCATCAATCTGAACAGATAACTAACCAAGAATATTATAATTATCAAGAAACTGAGACATTTAATATTGAAGGGCGAACCATTGAAGTACCATTATCAGCTACTCAAAAAGATAGATATATTATAGGAGGAGATCTTCTTATGACTAGAGCTCAAGTAATAAAATATTATTCTAAAAACACAAAAGGTTTTCTAAAATATAAACCTTGGCCAGAAGGAAAGGTATATTATCAATGGGCTCCTTCCATCAGTTCAAGAGTTAAATCTTTAACAACCCAAGCGATTAATCACATCTCAAGCAAAGTTCCCAAAATTACATTTATAGAAAGCAAAGGGAATGGGGATTACCTTAAAATAAGTGATAATCATATATACAGTTCAGGAGGAGAAGTAGAAATTATTGGTTATGAGCAAAGAATGGGAGAAAAAAATGTTAGAATAGGTAAAAGTGCAGATTTAGTGACCATAATTCATGAACTCGGACATTCTTTAGGTTTGTTACATGAATTTACTAGACCTGACCGAGATAAATATATTCTGTTTCATCCTGATAATGGTCCATTTTATACTCAGCCTATCGATGGAAGTGGAAGGCTTGAAGGGACATTTGATTATGAGTCAATTATGAATTATTCTTCAGTAAGAGTTCACGACACAGCACCATATTATACAATAGTACGAAAAGACAATATGATGCCTATTATTGTAGGTAATAGTCTGAGTAGTGGAGATATATCTGCTCTTAATTCTCTCTATAAATAA
- a CDS encoding YncE family protein: MKKSIKKSNELYVPLAHLNEVIVIDINTNEIIKNIPINDTPILPLGSRPTVLTATLDGQKIYTDNFGLIPTTISVIDRQSNTVKSIIINGVPLGTFLSIDGKELYVSENNKSVEVICTKTDKIIRRLNFYDVPVACMGGPDGNLYIGFANGFLGVYDSENGETIREPIFTGGTLPAWYTFSSDRNKLYVDVVCSIGVIDIKEWKLIKSISTKNNREDDSWAFTSTLSPNGDKLYVTLLGDKGVLVIDTKTDTIISEIETAGSATCVTFSSDGRYGYISDMGPSLSYLKGPSGGTILGTAWVGFGIIGNGQIIIFDPISDKIIGEPISVGPTPGITVCLPSID; encoded by the coding sequence ATGAAGAAAAGTATAAAGAAATCTAATGAGTTATATGTTCCATTAGCTCACTTAAATGAAGTAATCGTCATTGATATTAACACCAATGAAATAATAAAAAATATTCCGATCAATGACACACCAATCTTACCATTAGGAAGTAGACCTACAGTTTTAACAGCAACATTAGATGGCCAAAAGATTTACACCGATAACTTTGGTTTAATACCTACTACTATATCGGTGATTGATAGGCAATCAAATACCGTTAAATCAATTATCATAAACGGAGTTCCTCTTGGTACATTTCTATCAATTGATGGTAAAGAATTATATGTTTCTGAGAACAATAAAAGTGTAGAAGTGATATGTACAAAAACAGACAAAATAATTAGACGTCTTAATTTCTATGATGTTCCTGTAGCTTGTATGGGGGGGCCAGATGGTAATCTTTATATTGGGTTTGCAAATGGATTTTTAGGAGTTTATGATTCAGAAAATGGTGAAACAATTCGTGAACCTATATTTACAGGGGGAACATTACCCGCTTGGTATACATTTTCTTCAGACAGAAATAAGTTATATGTAGATGTAGTGTGTTCTATAGGAGTTATAGACATTAAGGAATGGAAACTTATAAAATCTATTTCTACAAAAAACAATAGAGAAGATGACTCATGGGCATTTACCTCTACACTATCTCCTAATGGAGATAAACTTTATGTTACATTATTAGGAGATAAAGGAGTATTAGTTATTGATACTAAAACCGATACTATAATTTCAGAAATTGAGACAGCTGGATCTGCTACTTGCGTAACTTTTAGTTCAGATGGCAGATATGGCTATATTAGTGATATGGGGCCAAGTCTATCATATCTAAAAGGACCTTCAGGTGGAACAATATTAGGAACAGCTTGGGTAGGTTTTGGAATTATTGGAAATGGTCAAATTATAATATTTGATCCAATTTCAGACAAAATCATTGGAGAACCAATAAGTGTTGGTCCTACACCTGGAATAACTGTTTGTTTACCAAGCATTGATTAA
- a CDS encoding helix-turn-helix transcriptional regulator, with product MINPPLINNFHIIHINLENIIPISFFIVLILFTRRHVCFKKKANLKEVIDVKPVRSLPNLQTAIDNSFLKKLNEFIYQNVDNEKLNVTFLAANFSMTQRTFLRKVKKETGLTAVSYLKHIRLEYAAELLLRSDYSITEIMNKVMYNNLSYFSSEFKKIYSLSPKKYREKFRKIECVK from the coding sequence ATGATTAACCCTCCATTAATAAACAATTTTCACATTATTCATATAAACCTAGAAAACATAATTCCAATTAGTTTTTTTATAGTTCTGATATTATTTACAAGAAGACATGTTTGTTTTAAAAAAAAAGCTAATCTGAAAGAAGTTATTGATGTTAAACCAGTACGATCACTACCTAACCTACAAACAGCAATTGATAATTCTTTTTTAAAAAAATTAAACGAGTTTATATATCAAAATGTGGATAATGAAAAACTCAATGTAACCTTTTTGGCAGCTAATTTTTCAATGACTCAAAGAACTTTTTTAAGAAAAGTAAAAAAAGAAACAGGGTTAACGGCTGTATCATATTTGAAACACATTAGATTAGAATATGCCGCCGAGTTATTACTTAGATCAGATTATTCTATTACAGAAATAATGAATAAAGTGATGTATAATAACCTTTCCTATTTTTCTTCTGAGTTTAAAAAAATATATTCTCTTAGCCCGAAAAAATATCGAGAAAAATTCAGAAAAATTGAATGTGTAAAATAA